The Mycobacterium sp. EPa45 genomic interval CACCGCATCCGGACGTGCGCTGCGGGCGGCGGCGATCGCCGACGCGCCGTCCGCGGCGGTGGCGATGGTCCAGCCCTCGTAGCGCAGCGCCATCGACACCATCTCGGCCAGCACGGTTTCGTCGTCCACCACCAGCACCGTGATCGGGTTTCCGTCGGCCCGGCGCATCACCACACGTTCCGCCGCTGAAGAGGTCATGTTCTCCAGTATGGGAGCGGCGATGAGCGGTTCCTATGGCATTCCTATGCGCCCACTGTGAAACCGCACGCATAGTGAGCGCTGACCGAGGACACAGCGGGCGCACAGCTTGACTGCCCACCGTGGGGGCATGAGTGTCGAACAGCAGCCCGTATGGGGAGCGCCTGCGGAGCACCCCAAGACCTGGTCAACCCGCACGACTGTGGCTGCGGTCGCAATCGCGGCCGCGCTTGCCGCGGTCGGTGGCGCGGTGGTGTACGCCGCTACCGGCGGTGGCGGACACGCGGGCGGCCCGCCCGGTTGGGGTGGCGGCGGGCCGGGTGGTCCCGGTGGCCCGGGTGGCCCCGGCGGCTTTCAGCGGCCGCTGCACGGCGAGAACGTCGTCTCCGACGGCAAGGGCGGATTCACCACCGAACTGACCCAGACCGGCGACGTCACCGCCGCGTCGGACACCTCGGTCACCGTCCGCAGCCAGGACGGCTACAGCCACACCTACGTGCTGAACACCGACACCCGTAAGCCGCCGCAACCGCTGCAAACCGGCAGCCAGGTTTCAGTGAAGGCGACCGAGCAGGGCGGCGCGGCTACAGCGACGGTCGTGATGCCCGCCAGATAATCGTTCGGTGAACTTTTTCGAGGTCATCGAGACGGTGGGCAAAGCGATCGACGCGACGGGGGTCGCCGCCATCGCGATCGGAGCGTTGCTCTCCGCTGCGGGTGTGCTCCGGCGCTTGCGAACCGGCGACGCCTATCGGGCGTTCCGCCAACAGCTCGGACGTTCGATCCTGCTGGGACTGGAACTGCTGGTCGCCGCGGACATCATCCGCACCGTCGCCGTGACACCGGACGCCCGCAGTGTGGCGGTGTTGGCCGGCATCGTGCTGATCCGGACGTTCTTGAGTTTCTCGCTGGAGCTGGAGATCACCGGCTATTGGCCGTGGCAGAAAAACCGCCAGCCGCAAGCCACGCCTGACCCCGCCGAGCCGACGCCCGGGACAGCCACGCATCCGCAATGAGCTCACGCAATTCGGCTCGCCCGATTTCACCGAGACGGCCGGCGCGGACGAGCACCGACGGATGCCCACCGAAATGTTCGGTGGTGAAGAACGGTGAGTTCGGGTCCTGGACGAGGCTGAGCTTGTCGGCCTCGGACTCCACCCAAAGGATGACATCGGTGTAGCGTTCGCCGGTTTCCGGATCGGCCGCGTCCGGCCGCGGAGTGCGGAAGTACACGAACGACTTTCCGCCGACCTGATAGATCGGGTTGCCCTTGGGGCCTTCGATCCGGGTGACGTGCGGCATCGACGCCGCGAACTCGTGGACATCGCTGACCTTCGCCGGACGGTCATGCATACCTTGACGCTACCGGTTCGCAATGATGCGGATATGGACGAAAAGCGGCATGCCCGGCGCACACGGATCTTCGATGCGATCCGCAAGACTCCCCCGGAACCGCTTGGTCCGCCGGATTCCCACGACCAGGCCGAGGTGGCGGCGATGCTGCGGGAGATCGGTATCGCACTGATCGAGGTAGAACAGCCGACGCAGCTGGTGTTTTCACGGCTGATGGAGATCGCCACGCAGTACACCACCCAACCCGTGCGCCTGGTCGTGTTGCCCACTGTGCTGATGATTCAGGTGGGCACCGTCGGCTATGAGGTCGACACCTCCACGACGTACTCGCTGCAGCTGGACATGGCCGGGCGCATCGACGACATCGCCAGCCTGGCCGCGGTCGGCGCGATCACCCCCGCTGACGCGATCGCGGCGATATCCCAGGCGCGCAGTCTGCGCCCGCGGTTCGGTCCGGTCACGACCACGCTCGGATATGCCCTCACCACAATCGGTTTCGGCATGATCATCAATCCGACCTGGGCATCGCTGCCGGGGTACCTGTTCCTCGGCCTCATCGTCGGGGCAATCGCCCAACTCGGCAGGCCCTTCCCGTCGCTGAACCCGGTGCTGCCGACCGCGGCGGCGATGATCGTGACGATGCTGGCGACCTGGTTCGTCGCGGACACCGCCAACGACGGCCTGCTGCGCGTGATCGCCCCAGCACTGGTCGCGATGCTGCCCGGAATGTCGCTGACCATCGGCGCGATGGAGCTGGCCAGCAACCAGCTGATCAGCGGCACCAGCCGGCTGGTCTACGGCGTCGCCCAGCTGGCGCTGCTGGTGTTCGGGGTGGCATTGGGCGTCCACGTGGCGGGAGAGGTCAGCCCGCAGACTCCGTCGACGCAAATGGGTCCGTGGTCGTTGTACGTGGCGATCATCGTGGTGGCGATCGGGCTCTACGTGTATCTATCCGCCCCGCGCGGATCGCTGATCTGGCTCGCGGCCGCCATCGGAGTTGCACTCGTCGGTCAGGCAATCGCCGGAAAGTTCGTCGCCGCAGCCTATTCCGGCTTCATCGGCGCCTTCCTGACCGTTCCGTTCGCAATGCTCGCTGCCCGGATCAGAACCTCTCCGCCGGCAATCGTGATGATGCTGGCGGCGTTCTGGGCCCTGGTTCCCGGCGCGCTGAGCTTCGAATCGGTGAGCGTGGCCGCGACCGGCACCCGCGTCGGCACAGCGAGTCTGGGGGTCACCGGTGCGGCAATCCTGTCGATCGCGTTGGGCACCGTGATTGGCTGGAGTGTGTTCCATACCATCGACAGCCGGTTGCCGTGGCCGAAAGGATTGGCTCAACCAACCGTACGGTAGGTTCACCGGGGTGGACGAGCTGAGCGCAGTCAGCGCATGGATGTCGAAGCAGGGCCTGGGTGAGGGCCCGCTCGAAAACGTCTCCGAAATCACCGGCGGCACCCAGAACGTCATGCTCCGCTTCACCCGGTCGGACCGCGAGTACGTGTTCCGCCGAGGCCCCCGCCACCTGCGTCCCGTGAGCAACAAGGTGATCCTCCGGGAGACCCGGGTCCTGCACGCACTGGCCGGCACCGATGTCCCGCACCCGCGGTTGATTGCAGTGTGTGACGACACGTCCGTGCTGGGCGAAGCGGTGTTCTATCTGATGGAGCCGGTCGACGGATTCAACGCCGGATCGGTGCTGCCGCCACTGCACGCCAATGATCCCGGCATCCGGCACGGAATGGGCCTGTCGATGGCCGATGCGGCGGCCAAACTCGGCGCCGTCGACCATGTCGCGGTCGGCCTGGCCGATTTCGGCAAGCCCGACGGATTCTTGGAACGCCAAGTGCCGCGGTGGCTTTCCGAGCTGGAGTCCTACAGCGGGTTCGACAACTACCCGGGGCCCGACATCGGCGATGTCGACGCCGTCGCCACCTGGCTGCAGAAGAATCAGCCCGCCACGTGGCAGCCGGGCATCATGCACGGCGATTACCACGCTGCCAACGTGATGTTCTCGCCGACCGGCCCCGAGGTGGTGGCGATCGTCGACTGGGAGATGTGCACCATCGGCGATCCCCTGCTGGACCTCGCCTGGATGCTGGCCACCTGGTACTCGCCGGGCCGCGACTCGGTGCTGGGCAACGCCCTCATGGGTGCCGGCGACCTGGCCGGCCCTGACGAGCTGATCGAGCGCTACGCCCAGAACACCACCCGCGACCTGTCCAATATCGACTGGTACACGGTGCTGGCCTGTTTCAAGCTCGGCATCATCCTCGAGGGTTCGAATGCCCGGGCCGCTGCAGGCTTGGCGCCCAAGGAAATTGGCGACCACCTACACACCGCGACGGTGCGCTTGTTCGAGCGAGCTGTGGCACTGATGGAGGGACAACGATGATCGATTTCGAGATTCCCAGCGACACCGCGGCGTTGCGCGACGAGATTCGCGCGTTCGTCGTCGACAAAATCATTCCCTACGAACGAGATCCGCGCATCACGCGGCACGGACCGAACGAGGAGCTGCGCACCGAACTGGTCGGACTGGCACGGGACGCCGGCCTGCTGACCTTCCAGGCGCCGCACCGATTCGGTGGCCGTGAGCCGTCCCACCGCGACCAGGCGGTGCTCTTCGAAGCCGCCGGCTGGTCCACGCTCGGCCCGGTCGCGCTGAACTGCGCAGCGCCCGACGAGGGCAACATGTTCGTGCTGTCCAAGATCGCGACCGAAGAGCAGGCAGAGAAGTTCCTGGTTCCGGTGATCGACGGCAGGCAGCGGTCGGTGTTCGCGATGACCGAGCCGGGCGGGGCCGGATCCGACCCGAATCAACTTGCCACCGAGGCTGTTTTCGACGGCACCGACTATGTGATCAACGGCCGCAAGTGGCTGATCACCGGTGCCAATAAGGCACGGACGTGGATCATCATGGCTCGGGTAGCGCCGAATCCCCATGGTGCGGACGGCCCGACGTTGTTCCTGTGCGATGGACAGACGCAGGGCATCGAGCTCGAGCGGGTGATGGACACCATGGACCGCAATTACGTCGAGGGCCACGGCGTGATCCAGTTCAACAACCTGCGGCTGCCCGCCTCAGCGGTGCTCGGCGAGGTCGGCCAGGCCTTGCGCTACGCCCAGTTACGCTTGACGCCGGCTAGATTGACCCACTGTATGCGGTGGCTGGGTGCGGCATCACGAGCGCACTCGATCGCGGTCGAACATGCCCGAACGCGCACCGGTTTCGGCAAGCCGCTCGGAGAGCATCAGGGCGTGAGCTTCATGCTGGCCGACAACGAGATCGCACTGCAGCAATGCCGGCTGGCGATCTGGTGGGCCTGCTGGGCGCTGGACACCGGGGCCAAGGGCCGCCACGAGAGTTCGATGGTGAAGGCCTACGTGTCCGAGGAATTGTTCAAGGTGGCCGACCGCTGCGTGCAAATCCTGGGCGGCATGGGCATTTCCGACGAGACACCGGTCGGCATGATCTTCTCCGATATGCGCGCGTTCCGGATCTACGACGGCCCG includes:
- a CDS encoding MmcQ/YjbR family DNA-binding protein produces the protein MHDRPAKVSDVHEFAASMPHVTRIEGPKGNPIYQVGGKSFVYFRTPRPDAADPETGERYTDVILWVESEADKLSLVQDPNSPFFTTEHFGGHPSVLVRAGRLGEIGRAELRELIADAWLSRASARRGQAWLAAGGFSATANSR
- a CDS encoding acyl-CoA dehydrogenase family protein; this translates as MIDFEIPSDTAALRDEIRAFVVDKIIPYERDPRITRHGPNEELRTELVGLARDAGLLTFQAPHRFGGREPSHRDQAVLFEAAGWSTLGPVALNCAAPDEGNMFVLSKIATEEQAEKFLVPVIDGRQRSVFAMTEPGGAGSDPNQLATEAVFDGTDYVINGRKWLITGANKARTWIIMARVAPNPHGADGPTLFLCDGQTQGIELERVMDTMDRNYVEGHGVIQFNNLRLPASAVLGEVGQALRYAQLRLTPARLTHCMRWLGAASRAHSIAVEHARTRTGFGKPLGEHQGVSFMLADNEIALQQCRLAIWWACWALDTGAKGRHESSMVKAYVSEELFKVADRCVQILGGMGISDETPVGMIFSDMRAFRIYDGPTEVHKYAIARQVLRNPS
- a CDS encoding threonine/serine exporter ThrE family protein; the encoded protein is MDEKRHARRTRIFDAIRKTPPEPLGPPDSHDQAEVAAMLREIGIALIEVEQPTQLVFSRLMEIATQYTTQPVRLVVLPTVLMIQVGTVGYEVDTSTTYSLQLDMAGRIDDIASLAAVGAITPADAIAAISQARSLRPRFGPVTTTLGYALTTIGFGMIINPTWASLPGYLFLGLIVGAIAQLGRPFPSLNPVLPTAAAMIVTMLATWFVADTANDGLLRVIAPALVAMLPGMSLTIGAMELASNQLISGTSRLVYGVAQLALLVFGVALGVHVAGEVSPQTPSTQMGPWSLYVAIIVVAIGLYVYLSAPRGSLIWLAAAIGVALVGQAIAGKFVAAAYSGFIGAFLTVPFAMLAARIRTSPPAIVMMLAAFWALVPGALSFESVSVAATGTRVGTASLGVTGAAILSIALGTVIGWSVFHTIDSRLPWPKGLAQPTVR
- a CDS encoding DUF1622 domain-containing protein, whose product is MNFFEVIETVGKAIDATGVAAIAIGALLSAAGVLRRLRTGDAYRAFRQQLGRSILLGLELLVAADIIRTVAVTPDARSVAVLAGIVLIRTFLSFSLELEITGYWPWQKNRQPQATPDPAEPTPGTATHPQ
- a CDS encoding phosphotransferase family protein, coding for MSKQGLGEGPLENVSEITGGTQNVMLRFTRSDREYVFRRGPRHLRPVSNKVILRETRVLHALAGTDVPHPRLIAVCDDTSVLGEAVFYLMEPVDGFNAGSVLPPLHANDPGIRHGMGLSMADAAAKLGAVDHVAVGLADFGKPDGFLERQVPRWLSELESYSGFDNYPGPDIGDVDAVATWLQKNQPATWQPGIMHGDYHAANVMFSPTGPEVVAIVDWEMCTIGDPLLDLAWMLATWYSPGRDSVLGNALMGAGDLAGPDELIERYAQNTTRDLSNIDWYTVLACFKLGIILEGSNARAAAGLAPKEIGDHLHTATVRLFERAVALMEGQR